The sequence below is a genomic window from Clostridia bacterium.
GGGCTCATTTTCGTATTGCAGAAGTTGGCCGTTTTGGATGCCTACTACGTTCGGCGTTTTGCGTTGAACGACGTGTGTTCGGACAAAGACTTGGAGTATATGGCCAGTTCCGGCCTCATCATGATAGACAACACCACCTACGAGCGCATTCCCGGCGCAGGCAACGTCCTCGCACAGGCGCTTACCTTGCATGGACTTTTGGACGCCATGCTGTTGGACGAGGAGGACTTTGGCTTGTTCGGCTACGCCCGCACCAAGCGGGACTTGGCGGACGGCTCCCAGCCCAAAGGGTGCACCGCGCCCATCTCCATATTCTATCACGAAGTCGGGCATTTGCTGGACTATCTATGCGGCGTCAACTCCGATCCGACTTTCCGCCGCTATTACGAGGGGTTCAGCAAGGACCAAATCAAAAGGGGCGTCTCCGAGTACGCGGCGACCAACGCCTGCGAGTTTTTCGCCGAGGCGTTTGCCGAATATATGTGCAGTCCCAGTCCCAGACCGATAGCTCGCTACGTAGGCGAGTATATTCAAAGGAAATACAAATAAAATCTTAAGGAGGATTTTACTATGGATAGCAACACCCCACAAACCAATAGAAACGTAGACATCGTTTTTTGTCTCGACGGCACCGGCAGTATGTCGCCTTGCCTCGATATGGTGAAGCAAAATGCTCAAAAATTCTATCAGGACCTTTTGGAAAAATTGACTTTGGAGTACAATTCCAGCGTTGACGATATTTGCATCAAAGTCATTGTCTTCCGCGATTATTTGGATGACGGCGATCATGCTATGATTGAGAGCGAGTGGTTCGATATGACCGCCGGGGACACGGACAAATACGAGGCGTTTCTCAAAGGCATCGTGGCCGAAGGCGGCGGTGTGTCTTTGGAAGAGAACGGATTGGAGGCGCTCTATTATGCTATGGCGACCGACTGGAATGCCAGAAATCCCAAAGACCGTCAGGTAATCGTGTTGTTTACGGACGCGGATGCGTTGGATTTGATGGATGCCCAACGCAAGGGGTTGCCTAACTATCCCCAAAACATGGTGGATCGCGATGGCCTCGTGTCCATGTGGGAATGCATTTTGCCTCCGTTTATGGCACAGGGAGACCTCAAATTGCAAAAGAAATGTAAGCGTTTGGTGATGTATGCTCCTGCCGGCACCAAATATGAGGATTTGGCGAAAGACCTCAATCGCAGTCAATTCATTCCCGTCGATCTTTCCGCCGGTTTGGGCGATTTGAACTTCGATGATGTAATCAGAATTATTGCATCGTCGATTTCTTCGGTCTGATGGTCTCTGTTGTCGGGCGATGTAACTTCGGTTGCATTGCCCGCTTTTGTTTCCAATACCCCTTATGGGAGTAATGCCGAATGATTTCAAAAGATATCGTTCGAGGTATTTGCCCAATTTATGCGGGCTGATAATTTTGTATTATCTTACGGAGGAAAAAGATGGAAGATAAAAAGTATGTAAAAGTATATTGTAAAAAGGCCAATAAATACGGTCTGGTTACTATCGAGAAGAGCAATGGCTATGACAAAATCACCAATTTCTATGAGATAGACGACGCCACGGCTGCCGAAATTAAGACCTCGTTCGAGGGCAATTTGCCCGAGGTGTCTATGTACCTTAAACCCAATGCCGTAGATGGTACGCGCACGCCCCGTAGTATGGACAAGTCGCGCCAATGCCCCGTAAAGAAAGGCGAACTGTGGTATCAATGCATCTATTGCTCGGCTTTGGAAATCAGCAATACGACAGCCGCTTCTGCTTGCGAGATCTATTTCCTTATGGACGAGTCAGGCAGTATGGAGCACCGTGACCGCAAGGAAGGTGCTGCGGCCGTGTCCAAATTGGTGCAATCGCTATCGGGCGCAGGCAACGTGTACAGTTTTGTCGCTTGGGGTTCGGACGCGGGCTACGTGTTTCAGAACTCCACAAATGCCGTCGAAATCAATCGTGCTTCCCAATTGTACGTGGATGGCCTCACGGGGCATAGCGGTTCGACGGATGCCGCCGAGGCATTCCGTTATATTGCGTCGGATGTGGCTCGTGCCCAAAAGCCCGTGCGTATTATTTTTGTAACGGACGGCTACTTCGACGACGAAAACGAGGCGGTTCGCGAACGCGATAGATTACTTGCCTCCAACCGCAACGTGGAGATTTTGGCCATAGGCATTACCGGTGCCAGCCAGTCTTCTCTTAGTCGAATCGGCACCGTGCCCGCCTTCTCCAAGGTGGTGGGCGGTAGTTCCGCATTGACCAGCACGTTCGAACAGATTGCCGAGACGCTCAAAAAGAATGGCAACAATTTTTAGGAGGTTACTATGTCCAATATGCCGATAACAGAGAGAAAAATAGATATCGTTATGTGCATCGACGCCACCAGCAGTATGGGGCCGTGCATCGACAATGTGCGCAATCACGCCAAATCCTTCTATCGGGAAGTGGTCAACAAGATGCAGACGGAGTATGCCAGCACGGTTACCGAATTGCGCATTCAGGTTATTACGTTCCGTGATTTGGAGTGCGACGTGGATGCCATCCAACAAAGTGAATTCTTCGAGTTGCCCTCCGATACCGACCTCTTCGAGCGCTATCTCAACAGTATTACACCCCGTGGCGGCGGTGACTACAAGGAGAGCGGTTTGGAGGCCTTGTATAAGGCCATGACTACCCGCTGGACTGCTCGGGGCGCCAAGGACCGTCAGGTCATATTGCTTTTTACGGATGCGGATGCCATCGGGTTTGATGAGAAGCGCAATCGTACGGGCTATCCCAATGAATGCGACGAATCCACGTTCCTTATGACGTGGAATTGCCAGCGCGGCAATCTCAATACTTTGACCGACCGTAGCAAGCGCTTGCTGATGTATGCGCCCGATAATACGAAGTATTCGGAGATTGTTCGATATATGAAACGTAGCATACACAGGAGCGTTGTGCCGCAAAACGGTATGGCGGACGTCGGGTTTGACGACATCATTAAGATGCTGTGTGCAAGTGCCAGTTCCAACTAAGCAACAACGAGGTATTCAACAATGCAATATCATAAGAAATATGAAATAGAGCCGTCTTTTATCAAGGACGGCGCTGCGAATTGGCATACAACGGGCAACGGCGAGTTTATCTTGTGTACGCATAGGGGGAATCGCTACTTTGTCAAGCGTTTTGCTTTCGGTCCTCGGTATCCCTCCAAGAGTCTGCCTGCGCCCGTATACGCGCAGTATATGGCGGAGGCCGGTCGACTGGAAAACAAGCAAAAAGAAATCAATACGCGTTTTAAGAAGCAAGGATTTTCGTTCGACAAAGATCACATTGTTATAGAGGAAGACAACTTTTGGGACGATGATACCAATATGTTCGTCACCGTCACGCGCTTCGTGCCCAACGGCTTGCCCGACGACAACGATTTCAGTACGTTGAGCCAAGCGGACTTTATGGCGCTTTGTATGGATATGGCAGAGTTGATTCGCAAGGCGCACGCGGCGGGTGTAACGCACGGCGACCTCAAGGAGAAGAACTTCTTTTTCTCCCAACAGGGTGGGAAAACCGTGCCCTATCTTATCGACTTTGATTTGTCCTATCCCAGCGATTACGGCGTCAAACCGCTTGCGGACGGCACGTCCTATTTCGCCGAAGGCGCTCCTTTTTCCGCGGGTTACGAGAGCCCCGAGTTGTATATCTACAACAAGCAATACGACGACGATCCCGATTTGATGGATCCCAAAACCATTACGGACAAGACCGACGTCTTTACGTTGGGCATCGTGTTCCACAAGATGTGGACGCGCCAGTTCCCCATGTCGGGCGGTTCGGCGGGTTCTTTCGGTCAAGCCGTTTACGAGGACAGTCCCGTGGTGATCGATCCCAAGTTCAACTTCGAAATCGGTCCCGCCAACGGCAACAAGTTTTCTATGTTGTTACAATGGATGTTTCTCAAGGATTCGACCAAGCGTCCCACGGCCGACCAAGTGTTGGACGTCCTGCGGGACAAGTTGGACGTGACGGACTTTTTCGAGGTGCCCGGCGCCCCGCAAATATTCGAAACAGAACCGCACGACGTACACAAGAATGCCATTACGCTCCTCACCAAGGATGAACTCAAGGCAAAAGATGTCAAGGTATTCCAAAAGGTGACGCGCGGCGGTCAATATCTCTATCAAGTCAAGTTGAAAGACGGCACCGATTTGGTGCTTGACGTCAACCAATTGGTTGAAAAGGGCTATGCCACCGCCAAGAATTCCTCTTTGGATGAGTTGTGGGAAGCCGACGCCGAGAAATACGAATATGTCTCCGCGGACGAAATCGCCAAGTTGGGCGTTACGTCCATTGAGCGCCGAGCGGTGTTATATCGCAAGTTCTATTGTATTTCCTATCGCTCCGGCACCACAAGGACGGGGAGTGGGGGTGATTTATTCCGCGAAGGCATCGTCAAGAAAAAAGTCGTCCCCGTAGCTGCCGTTGCGTCTTCGGACGCCCCGTGGCCCGAGCATGGCATACAATACGACGCCGAAGCCATGGGACGGCGCAAAGTCACCAAGGTGGAGCGCGTTATGGATGGCGGCGATCACAAATATCGCATCACTATGACCAACGCGGACGGCACCATCGAACGCGTCGTAGACGCCAAATTTATGAAAATGATGGGCTATATTAAATAGCAAGAGAGGAGTTCTATGAAGATAGAGAGTTTTACTTTTTACAAACCGTTGCATAACGAAGACGCCGAACCTTTCTTTTATAAAGACGAGGACTCGGGATTGTTGGTGGTGGCAGACGGCTTGGGCGGTTCGGGTAGTACCGTGCACCGATTGGCTGCCGAGCGTTACAAGACGATTGACGCCGACCTGCGGGCGGCATTCCTACCCGAGTTGGCCGAATGGGATGCACCAAAGAAGGGAGAATCGGAGCAAGACGCTGAAATACCCACTTGGCTTGAACAGTACAAAAAGTGGGTGGACAAGATGCTTGAACCCATGATTGACGATGATCCCGACACGTCCGCCTTATGGGCGTCGCGCATTGTTATCGCTCGTTATGTGTATTACGTATTGTCTCACGATAATAAGCGTATGGTGGATCCAAACACGATTGAAGAGGTCGAGAAATTTATTAACGATGGTTTATGCGAGACCAAGCGCACTTTCGATTTGCGTGCCGGCACGATTACCTGTCAAATGGTATTGCCCACGACGTTGGTGTCTTTGCAGTATTATTGGTCGGAGGGTGATGACCTCGTCAAATATAATGTTTTATGGGCGGGGGATTCGCGTGCTTACGCATTGATGCCCGATAAAGGCTTGCGCCAGTTGTCCAAAGATCACGAAGATTCGTCCGGCGCCATCAATAAACTGTTCGGATTCAAGGCCAATGACGATGAACCACACCTACCGCAAAGTAGCATAACCATTGGTAAGTTCGATTCGCCGTGTGCGTTTTTTGTATGTAGCGACGGCTTGTTCGATCCTTTCTCGCCTATAGACAACTTGGGTGTGGAAAAGGCATTTCTCCAGGCGCTCGAAACCGCGACTACGTTCGACGAGTATCGGGACAACTTATACAAGTTCTACGAACCCATCGAGCAGGACGACCGTTCAATCGCGTTCGTTGCGTTGGGCTTTGCGTCTTTCGAGGCCTTCAAGCAGGCGTTTATTTCGCGCAAGGATGAAGTGTTCGAATTGTACGACAAATACCAACGCTACAAGAATTATTTCCCCGTCGTCATTGGTGGAGAGGAAGATCCGACTGTCGTCATACGCAATCGTGCCAATTTGCGTAAGGCGGAGATTCTGCAGATGGTAGCCGAAGCCACCATTGCCGACATCAATGACAAAGGTAACGATCCCATCGTGTCCGAAGAATTGCGTCAGTTGTATCGCCAATCCTGCGAAGAGGGCAAGAAAAAGGCTGTCAAACGTAAGGAGAAAGAGGTCGTAGCAAACATTAAAAACGCGGTGAAACGGGATGAACCCATCTTCGATTCGATGCCCGATGTGTCGGCTTGGCAGGGCGTTGTCGTCGCTCGGAATGCTTGGGAGGCGGCCAAAAGCGAGGCGCATAATGCCACCGAAGCAGCGAAAGAGGCAAAACGTAACTTGGAGAAAGCGACTACTAAGTTGAATACGGAGATTGAGGACTTAATCAAAGTTGAGGAAAAGAAGAAGGAAGCGTTGAAACGGCAGAAGGAAGAGTGTGAGGCACATCAAAAGGCGTACGAAAGAGTCTTGGCTGTTTTGAAAACACAAGAGTTGCACAAGGCCGAAAGTGCTTGGACGGGCCGCGAGGATGTGAAAAACCGCACGGAGCAATTCACTCCGCTCAAGGAGCTTATCAAGCAATACGAAAAACGCGCCAAGTATTATTGCGATAATGTCAAATCTCTCGAAAAATCCATCACGTCGGAGGAAAAAGTTTCCAAACTGCGTGGTTTGCAATCCTGCCTGACCAATTACGATGAGCCGGTTAAGACGAATTATGCCGAGGTTCAAGACGGTGTTTGCCAAGTCAACGAATTACGTTCGAAAAAGGGTATTGCCGACAAAAAAGCGCTCGAAGCGAGTAACGATGTGCAGAGCAAAAAAGCTGCCTTCGATGCCGTCGTTGAAGGGCTGTCCGACGAAGCCGTATTGGCTATTGTTCGTCAACCTACACGTTATCTTACACCTGCTTAT
It includes:
- a CDS encoding VWA domain-containing protein gives rise to the protein MDSNTPQTNRNVDIVFCLDGTGSMSPCLDMVKQNAQKFYQDLLEKLTLEYNSSVDDICIKVIVFRDYLDDGDHAMIESEWFDMTAGDTDKYEAFLKGIVAEGGGVSLEENGLEALYYAMATDWNARNPKDRQVIVLFTDADALDLMDAQRKGLPNYPQNMVDRDGLVSMWECILPPFMAQGDLKLQKKCKRLVMYAPAGTKYEDLAKDLNRSQFIPVDLSAGLGDLNFDDVIRIIASSISSV
- a CDS encoding VWA domain-containing protein, producing MEDKKYVKVYCKKANKYGLVTIEKSNGYDKITNFYEIDDATAAEIKTSFEGNLPEVSMYLKPNAVDGTRTPRSMDKSRQCPVKKGELWYQCIYCSALEISNTTAASACEIYFLMDESGSMEHRDRKEGAAAVSKLVQSLSGAGNVYSFVAWGSDAGYVFQNSTNAVEINRASQLYVDGLTGHSGSTDAAEAFRYIASDVARAQKPVRIIFVTDGYFDDENEAVRERDRLLASNRNVEILAIGITGASQSSLSRIGTVPAFSKVVGGSSALTSTFEQIAETLKKNGNNF
- a CDS encoding VWA domain-containing protein, coding for MPITERKIDIVMCIDATSSMGPCIDNVRNHAKSFYREVVNKMQTEYASTVTELRIQVITFRDLECDVDAIQQSEFFELPSDTDLFERYLNSITPRGGGDYKESGLEALYKAMTTRWTARGAKDRQVILLFTDADAIGFDEKRNRTGYPNECDESTFLMTWNCQRGNLNTLTDRSKRLLMYAPDNTKYSEIVRYMKRSIHRSVVPQNGMADVGFDDIIKMLCASASSN